CAGATTCTTACTACCTTTCTGTTTATGCAATCAGAAAAATAATTTACAACAAATAAATATCGCTGAACTGTGATTCTAATTTTGGACGAATTAAAAACACTATGTTGTCAGAAGATGATCCCTGTATTCAACACGGGATCATCTTTTTTATATCCCCTGATGCAGAAAAGAAAAAGAGATATAAGTGTTTGAACAGAGCTCTAAAACTATCTCTTCAGTGCCGGACTTTAGTTGGAGAAAAGGTTGTAGTCCTACCAGCTTCTCAAATATCATTTGGTACTATAGCTATTCACAGGGCTACACAAACCTGATACAAATTAATAACTACTCTTACGCCCATGCATTCGTGGCGGAGGGAGTACAACATTGATGATACACTCCCCTGCATTTCAATCAATCTTTCAATACTCCCTGCGCCTCAATGCTACTTACGAGGTATAAGATAGGGTGCCATTCCCATTGCAATAACTTGATGCCCCTTATCATTTGGATGGATGGGCAGAGATCCGCTCAAGGCATCCTCAATTTTTCCATTTCGATATCCATAGATAAGATTCGCTTGTTTTCCATCGAACCATGTATGAGCGGGAGCAATACTTACATTGTAACTTTGGGCGAGCTCTTTCGTTATACAATTAAGTTTGTCTACTGACTCAACAGCAAGAGGACTGTTAGGGAATGGATTGTACTGCGTGCAGCAGATGATGCGGGCATGGCATCCTTTTTTTATTTGGGATACAATGGCACCTAGGTTGCGTCTATAGTTTGCTGCAATTTGTTTTGCGGCTAATGGCTGCTGATTTCGAAGTGAAATCAATGCTGCATTTGCTAAATCCACACCTCCGATCCATATAGAAACAACAGCGGCATGCCGAATAACTGAGGCCCCCCGCCATATCACTGAATCTAACAGATCATCGCTGGTCCAACCAGGCCGAGCCATTACATAACAAGTAGCCTTATGGGAGCTTGAATTTAATGTAGATACGGTCAATTGGGGATAAGCATTTGCAAAAGAGGAGGCATTTTCCCCAAATGTGATGGAATCTCCAAGAGCTGCATAGATCATAGCAATATTACCAACTCCTCAATTAATCATACATAAAACGCAAATAACCAAATGAAAGATCAGTGCTAATGATCGATTTTTTGATTACTCCTGCACTTCATCAAGTGCATCTTTAAGGTATAATATTGCAACTATGCTTAGGTTGTGTGGGTATTAATAAGTATTGATTCAATTAAAAGTGATATGGTACTAGTCAGCAAAACATGAACAAACACGAACTTAGCGGGTAATCCACAGACAGTTTCTCCATTAAACCTTACAACCATATGGCTTAACTAGTTTTTCGTAGGTGAGAAATCTGAGAAAGTATTTAACCTGGCACTGAATGAGCGGATCAAGATAAAACCAATTCTCAGTTTCTGTTGCAGCACTCAATTTGGTGCATACGTCCAAGCAAACACTATTTAACGAACATATTTTATACCGTAGTGACAAATCACCAGAGGGGAATGAGAAAACATGGGAGCAGTAGGTTATGGTGCAAGTTGTGCAGGTTACGGTTCAAGCTCAGCAGCTATTTTGGTTCTTTTTATTCTTTTGGTTATCATCACATCAGCTTTTGTATGGTAATTCCTTAATCCAACACAAATAACAACGAGAAAAAGCGGCCGCGAAATATATTACGGGCCGTTTTTTCTCGTTGATATTACCATAAAAAAGTCACCCTTAATCTTAATCTCAGGGTGACTTTTTTATGGTAAATGAAGGGTGAAACATGAGATGCGTGGCTGTGGAGCTTAATATATAAGATTCAAATTTAAAAATAATGCGTAGGTGCTCAGCCTTTTTTTAAAAGTGTTATTCTGGGTCTACTTTAATAAGCTCCTTTTCAGGTTTTGACGGCGGTAAGTGTTGGAAGGAATAGCGCGGGAGAGGTAGCAGCAGGATACGACCATCATCACAATAGTAGTGCAGCAATTCTAGTTCTATTTCTTCTTTTGCTTATCATTACTATGGCTTTTGTATTGTACCAAAATCCACTGAAAAATGGGTCTGGACATGTTCACTAAACCAAGCAAAAAGGCCAAACTCACATATAATGGGGACATCATAAGGATAAGGGTTGATGCAGATGCCATCTATAATCGGTACCTCTAAAGTAGTCACTAACTCAGGGACCATAATCAACGGTGGATCGTTAATAATTATAGCGCCAACTGAAATCTCTAAATCTTTCAATGGTGCCAGCGCCGATGTTACTGGTGACCACGCCATGACATTTTCTTTATTTAGTACAACGATAACATTGATTCCGATCGGTAATGGAAAGTTATCAAAGTCTCGAAGAAAGCGCTCTGGAACTGGCTAGAAAGTAAGTAATCACGAAATGGGTATCAACCTAGTGCGAAACCATTCACTTGACCATATATTGATATTGCCACCCAGCACACTCAACTTACTCGTCACCCTCATTTAAACAACGAAAAAAACGGTCTGTATTCGCATCTATTTAGCGATAAGACCGTTTCTGTTTTTTTGTGACGTTGGTTAAAAATGCAAAAGTCATTAAGATAATAACCAAAAGAATATCCCTTAAAAACTTGTTTTATTTCGTTTGGATTTGTTAATAACGTACAAAACCCTCCATTTATCGTAAATATTTCAAATTGCCTGACGGTTAGCAGAGCGACCCCACGGTTACTCAACCTTAATGCTGAGGCTAAACTTGCATACAAGTTGTCTGTCAGCAAAGACTTTCGCATTACGTCATATGTTTGCCCAAGCACAATTTTAACATTTGCATACTTTAATTCTACTCGTCATTGTGGAGGAGATCGGTTGTTGAGACGGGAGTGAAAGTTATGAAATGGCGCGATTCCCTAGGTGGTTATAAGGCCTACATTAGTCTGGGTTCCACATGTCAAACAGCATTTCAGCTTAAAAGACTGGGCTTACGTAAATACGCGGGCCCCTTAGATTGGTTTGCTTCCGATTCGATCGACGGAGTGGTACGTTTGATAGATCATCGTTTCAACGGATTTATGGAACTTAACCAGCTTGAACTCATTGGCACTACCAATGAATGCTTTGTTGTAAGAGATAACGCAAATGACGTTATATCTTTCCATGACTTTCCTCTATATCTCACTGCGGATCGATGGCGGGAAGCTTATCCCGCGTTTAAACAAAAGCTCAGCCGACGCGTAGATCGGTTTTTGAGAACTATTCAAGGTCAACCGATTCTTTTTATTAGAACCAATTCGAAAAGAAAGGAAGCGCAGGAGCTACACGCAGCATTAAAAAGGCTAGTGCATGGAAAGTTCCAGCTTCTTATCGTGAATAACCACCAGGAAGATCGCGAAGACGTGATTTACGAAAATTGGGGGCTGGGTGGAATTAGCTCGGTGCTCCTACCGAAAGGAGAAGACTGGAGAGGATTTAACCAAGCTTGGGATACGTGTATGAACGGCTTCAAATTGAAAGCTTCGTCCCTTCGTTGAGTTTAACTCCTTTTTGATTTCCCCTCCTGACCATGACCTCCATTATTAAATTCATCTTTCTTACTATTCGATAAAATAGTGTTTTTTCCATACTCAAAAAAAAAAAAGGGCCCCCACAACAAGGGCCCCACTCAACCTAATTGCATCGACTGTATCCACAATTGATGCAATTCTTACACCCTTCGCTGTTCACCAGCGAAGCGGATCCGCACGCCGTGCACAAGTCCTTCGACGCCACGCTGGACGCGTGGGCACTCGGACTCGAGCCCGTCTGCTCTGCCGCGGGTGCGGGTGCCGGCGCATCCAGTACCTCGCTCGTCGCGGTGACGTAGTCCCGCGCGTCGTCTTGCTCGTTCATCACTTCGTCGTGCTGCTCGAGCGCTTTGGCAACCGCGTCGGCGATCGACTCGACGCGGTTGGTGCCAAAGCCAATGGCGCCGGAGCCGCCAATGCCTTTCAAGTGCTTGACGAGCAGCTTCACTTTGTCCCCGTGATCGCCATAACGCAGGAACAAGGAGCAGACGCGGCCCAGCGCTTCGGACATGGCGAACACGTCGGATCCGGCTTTGCCCACGTTGAGGAAGATTTCACTCGGCGTTCCGTTCATGTCATTGATCGTGATATACGCCATACCGAACGGGGTATTCACTTTGTACGTAGCACCGCGTAGAATCTGCGGACGACGCTTATATTGCTTATCGAAAACTTGCTCCGTCTTCGCATCGACATTCACGGCAAGTTGATCGGATAATTGAGCGAAGCTGCCAGCTTCCTTAATGCCCTCCGCAGCAACAGCCACTTCTTTCTTCTCGCCATGGTCCGGTGCCGCCGGTGCAGCTTCGTCTTCCTTCTTGTCCGAACTTGTGCTCAATACCTGCACATCCCGACTGCCATCGCGGTAGATGGTTACGCCCTTGCATCCAAGATCAAACGCTAGTTCATAGAGACGTTTGGTCTCTTCAACGGTGAAGTCGGCCGGACAATTCGCGGTCTTGGAGATTGAGCTATCCACCCAAGTCTGGATGGCGGCCTGCGCCCGAATATGATCCTCCGCACTCAAGGACATCGCTGTCACGAAGTAATCCGGCAGTTCTTGATCCGGATGAGCATCTTTCCATTCCTGGGCAATCGGCACGTATTGCTTGTCGAAGCCCAAGCGGCTTTGGCGATAATATTCAAAGGCAAAATAAGGTTCAATGCCTGTCGATGTCCCCACCATCGTTCCCGTACTCCCCGTTGGAGCTTGGGTAATGACCGTCACATTGCGCATGCCTTGCTTCTGGATGGCTTCGCCAACCTCAGGGAATACCTTGGTCATATTTTTCATAAAGCCGCTTTCCAAATACTTATCCGCAATAAAGGCTTGGAAAGAACCTTTTTCTGCGGCAATTTCGGAAGAGGCCAGATAAGCTTCTCTAGCCATAAAACGGTATATTTTATCGAGGAATAGCAGCGATTCGGGACTGCCATAACGAATTTGCAATTTAATCATTAATTCTGCCAGCCCCATAGAACCGAGTCCTACACGACGTTCACTTTGCTGGTTCATCCGATTCTCCTCGAAATGGTAGGGGGTTTTATCGATCACATTATCAAGGAAACGTGTTGAATAACGGACAACTTTGGCCAAATCGTCCCAATCCACGTCATGCTTCTGATTATCATAGAACTTGGATAAGTTAATGGCCGACAGATTGCAAACACCCCAAGCCGGAAGCCCTTGTTC
Above is a genomic segment from Paenibacillus sp. HWE-109 containing:
- a CDS encoding SGNH/GDSL hydrolase family protein, whose amino-acid sequence is MIYAALGDSITFGENASSFANAYPQLTVSTLNSSSHKATCYVMARPGWTSDDLLDSVIWRGASVIRHAAVVSIWIGGVDLANAALISLRNQQPLAAKQIAANYRRNLGAIVSQIKKGCHARIICCTQYNPFPNSPLAVESVDKLNCITKELAQSYNVSIAPAHTWFDGKQANLIYGYRNGKIEDALSGSLPIHPNDKGHQVIAMGMAPYLIPRK
- a CDS encoding YjcZ family sporulation protein, with product MGAVGYGASCAGYGSSSAAILVLFILLVIITSAFVW
- a CDS encoding spore germination protein, whose protein sequence is MPSIIGTSKVVTNSGTIINGGSLIIIAPTEISKSFNGASADVTGDHAMTFSLFSTTITLIPIGNGKLSKSRRKRSGTG
- a CDS encoding DUF1796 family putative cysteine peptidase, with the translated sequence MKWRDSLGGYKAYISLGSTCQTAFQLKRLGLRKYAGPLDWFASDSIDGVVRLIDHRFNGFMELNQLELIGTTNECFVVRDNANDVISFHDFPLYLTADRWREAYPAFKQKLSRRVDRFLRTIQGQPILFIRTNSKRKEAQELHAALKRLVHGKFQLLIVNNHQEDREDVIYENWGLGGISSVLLPKGEDWRGFNQAWDTCMNGFKLKASSLR
- a CDS encoding adenosylcobalamin-dependent ribonucleoside-diphosphate reductase; amino-acid sequence: MGIVPSSSKLSGLSEKIFLDRYALKNADTSAAKVGDTVLVLTKDDPKFPAKEVGEIISREGNRVQVKTRSGETVESSVEKLTLNIEKTPDELWDRLAGAMASVEATPEKREEWTEKFRYILQDWKLVPGGRIAAGADASDELTLFNCYVIPSPHDSRGGIMSTLTEMTEIMSRGGGVGINLSSLRPRRSVVKGVNGSSSGAVSWGGLFSYTTGLIEQGGSRRGALMLMINDWHPDLEDFITVKSTMGQITNANLSVCVSNGFMKAVKEDLDWELVFPDTTDPDYNDKWDGNLDAWKKLGKTVKPYRTVKAREVWHSIMESAWKSAEPGVVFMEYYNQMSNSWYFNPIICTNPCGEQGLPAWGVCNLSAINLSKFYDNQKHDVDWDDLAKVVRYSTRFLDNVIDKTPYHFEENRMNQQSERRVGLGSMGLAELMIKLQIRYGSPESLLFLDKIYRFMAREAYLASSEIAAEKGSFQAFIADKYLESGFMKNMTKVFPEVGEAIQKQGMRNVTVITQAPTGSTGTMVGTSTGIEPYFAFEYYRQSRLGFDKQYVPIAQEWKDAHPDQELPDYFVTAMSLSAEDHIRAQAAIQTWVDSSISKTANCPADFTVEETKRLYELAFDLGCKGVTIYRDGSRDVQVLSTSSDKKEDEAAPAAPDHGEKKEVAVAAEGIKEAGSFAQLSDQLAVNVDAKTEQVFDKQYKRRPQILRGATYKVNTPFGMAYITINDMNGTPSEIFLNVGKAGSDVFAMSEALGRVCSLFLRYGDHGDKVKLLVKHLKGIGGSGAIGFGTNRVESIADAVAKALEQHDEVMNEQDDARDYVTATSEVLDAPAPAPAAEQTGSSPSAHASSVASKDLCTACGSASLVNSEGCKNCINCGYSRCN